One stretch of Shewanella sp. Arc9-LZ DNA includes these proteins:
- the putP gene encoding sodium/proline symporter PutP — protein MHYLTYVSLAIYFLVMLGIGLFAYKQSTSDVSGYILGGRKVSPQVTALSAGASDMSGWMLMGLPGAMFLVGFETIYIAIGLLAGALINYLIVAPKLRVYTEVAGDSLTIPEFFAKRFHAPNSNVRIIAAVIIVIFFTLYTSAGLVAGGKLFVSAFDLNYELGLVITLGVVVSYTLLGGFLAVSMTDFVQGCIMFVALILVPVVAYQEFSSADKMMGFAYESIPHFSDAMQNVTMLGLISSLSWGLGYFGQPHIIVRFMAIRSVSDIKAARRIGMSWMTVTITGALATGLVGIAYANKFDMTISDPETIFIVFSELLFHPLISGFLLAAILAAIMSTISSQLLVSSSSLTEDIYRVISKKESTEKEMVRMGRYGVAGVGIVASLLALDRSNSILSIVSNAWAGFGAAFGPLVLCCLYKKNLTHKAAVAGIISGAVTVLFWIYAPVLADGKALTTVMYEMIPGFIVSSVVIWITSALDSDPCNKTVDTFHEANRVLTEQQ, from the coding sequence ATGCATTACTTAACCTATGTCTCATTAGCAATATATTTCCTGGTAATGCTAGGCATTGGATTGTTCGCGTATAAACAATCAACAAGCGATGTATCTGGTTACATTTTGGGTGGCCGTAAAGTCAGCCCGCAAGTTACTGCACTGTCAGCTGGAGCCTCCGATATGAGTGGCTGGATGCTAATGGGCTTACCTGGCGCCATGTTCTTAGTAGGCTTCGAAACCATCTACATTGCGATCGGCCTATTAGCAGGGGCATTGATTAATTATCTGATCGTGGCACCTAAATTACGGGTTTATACTGAAGTCGCGGGTGACTCCCTAACAATCCCTGAGTTTTTTGCTAAACGCTTCCACGCACCTAACAGTAATGTGCGGATTATCGCGGCAGTGATCATTGTGATCTTCTTTACCTTATATACCTCGGCAGGATTAGTCGCTGGCGGGAAATTATTTGTCTCTGCATTTGATTTAAATTATGAGCTCGGGCTCGTGATCACCCTAGGTGTAGTAGTGTCTTATACCCTACTCGGTGGCTTTTTAGCCGTCAGTATGACTGACTTTGTACAAGGCTGTATCATGTTTGTTGCCTTGATTCTGGTACCCGTTGTGGCATATCAAGAGTTTAGCAGTGCTGATAAAATGATGGGCTTTGCTTATGAGTCGATCCCACATTTTTCTGATGCGATGCAAAATGTCACTATGCTCGGGTTAATTTCCAGTCTTTCTTGGGGATTAGGTTATTTTGGTCAGCCACATATTATTGTGCGCTTTATGGCTATTCGCTCGGTTTCTGATATCAAAGCGGCACGAAGAATTGGCATGAGTTGGATGACGGTCACCATTACTGGTGCGCTGGCAACAGGTCTAGTGGGTATTGCCTACGCCAATAAATTCGATATGACAATAAGCGATCCTGAAACCATCTTTATTGTATTTTCTGAATTGTTGTTCCATCCACTGATCAGTGGTTTCCTCTTAGCAGCCATTTTAGCCGCTATTATGAGCACGATTTCTTCACAGTTATTAGTGTCGTCAAGTTCATTGACCGAAGACATTTATCGAGTCATTTCGAAAAAAGAGTCAACTGAGAAAGAAATGGTCAGAATGGGACGTTATGGTGTAGCCGGTGTCGGTATTGTCGCCAGCTTACTGGCGCTCGATCGCTCAAATAGCATCTTATCGATAGTCAGCAATGCATGGGCTGGATTTGGTGCGGCCTTTGGTCCACTGGTACTGTGTTGCCTATATAAAAAGAACCTGACCCATAAAGCCGCTGTTGCGGGTATTATTTCGGGTGCAGTGACCGTATTGTTTTGGATTTACGCGCCAGTTCTGGCAGATGGAAAAGCGTTAACCACCGTAATGTACGAAATGATCCCCGGCTTTATTGTTAGTAGTGTAGTGATTTGGATTACCAGCGCTCTTGACTCGGATCCTTGTAATAAAACAGTTGATACCTTCCATGAAGCGAATCGTGTTTTAACCGAGCAACAGTAA
- a CDS encoding glutamate-5-semialdehyde dehydrogenase → MSLIKDLSQAAATAAQTLALLDEKVKNTILLDMARALRAHSDDIIKANLLDLNHAEKADLGAAMIDRLTLTPERIESMAAGIETVASLPDPVGMVREICERPNGLNIQKMRVPLGVVCMIYEARPNVTADAGALCFKSGNAVILRGGKEAIHSSKIIASILQNVLQAYQLPPALITVIPDPDRALLLELMQQRDFIDVIIPRGGEGLINFVTDNSKIPVIQHFKGVCHLYVDKDADLDIAMSLLLNGKTQRTGVCNALEGLLVHQDVAAAFLPKVAAQLAAHKVRINVSKNAQQYFEHANVISDDDFGQEYLDLEIAIRQVTDFDHAINHIRRFGSHHTEVICTQNELTATRFQRTVDASVVMVNASSRFSDGSELGLGAEIGIATSKLHAYGPMGLESLTTEKYLVSGVGQVRA, encoded by the coding sequence ATGAGTTTAATTAAAGATTTATCGCAAGCAGCAGCCACAGCGGCACAAACTCTAGCCCTATTAGATGAGAAAGTTAAAAACACTATTTTACTTGATATGGCCCGTGCACTTAGAGCACACAGCGACGATATTATTAAAGCGAATTTATTGGATCTTAACCATGCCGAAAAAGCCGATTTAGGCGCGGCAATGATAGATCGATTGACACTGACACCTGAACGTATTGAATCTATGGCTGCGGGCATTGAAACCGTTGCATCATTACCCGATCCTGTCGGCATGGTACGTGAAATATGTGAGCGACCAAATGGTCTAAACATTCAAAAAATGCGCGTACCTTTAGGCGTTGTTTGTATGATTTATGAAGCACGCCCTAATGTTACCGCTGATGCAGGTGCATTGTGCTTTAAATCAGGTAATGCAGTGATATTGCGTGGCGGTAAAGAAGCAATACATTCAAGCAAAATCATTGCTTCTATTTTACAAAATGTATTGCAAGCATATCAATTACCACCAGCACTGATCACCGTAATACCCGATCCAGATCGCGCTTTATTACTAGAGCTTATGCAGCAACGTGACTTTATTGATGTCATTATTCCACGCGGTGGCGAAGGCTTAATCAATTTTGTTACAGATAACAGTAAAATACCTGTTATTCAACATTTTAAAGGTGTTTGTCATTTGTATGTTGATAAAGATGCCGATCTTGATATTGCGATGTCTTTATTGCTCAATGGTAAAACCCAACGTACTGGAGTATGTAATGCTCTAGAGGGATTACTGGTACATCAAGACGTAGCGGCAGCCTTTTTACCTAAAGTGGCAGCCCAACTTGCTGCACATAAAGTACGTATAAATGTCAGCAAAAATGCCCAACAATACTTTGAGCATGCCAACGTTATTAGCGATGATGATTTCGGCCAAGAATATTTAGATTTAGAAATTGCCATTCGCCAAGTCACTGATTTTGATCATGCTATTAATCATATTCGCCGCTTTGGTAGCCATCATACTGAAGTGATTTGTACCCAAAATGAATTAACGGCTACGCGTTTTCAACGCACCGTGGATGCCTCGGTAGTGATGGTTAATGCATCGTCACGTTTTTCTGATGGTAGCGAGCTCGGTCTAGGTGCTGAAATTGGTATTGCCACCAGTAAATTGCATGCCTACGGACCTATGGGCCTTGAGTCACTTACCACTGAGAAATACTTAGTCAGCGGTGTAGGTCAAGTTCGCGCATAA
- a CDS encoding GGDEF domain-containing protein, with amino-acid sequence MIKFWYKQFPQYPPDHPDYWRIRLIEHSLLITTSYFLILTLINLFYFEGYQYALLDGSGLVISLGIYCRFRRTGHVKITAWAVTLMVASLIMLFVISAKGYSHSLFWATLIPPFSFFLIGRTWGTFISCICFSVCAFIVYLQTQDPQPVAFSTGSLFNVIEVCIAQILLFRFYEKTRFSAYKKLALRNLEIQKMAETDKLTGLYNREKLDFALDTLLTTPAANAPMATESANATKRTDEAPIIYQPYADDHPLKNHQTTQDLLSKQAATQYPISVAIIDIDHFKQINDNHGHLFGDKVLCQLAQLLQNQMRSDDLLARWGGEEFVVVLPNTTLADAVELTERLRLYIAMQNIQAMELTISLGVAQYRVEDTAHSLLDRADKALYSAKSGGRNCVAAA; translated from the coding sequence ATGATTAAATTTTGGTACAAACAATTCCCTCAGTATCCGCCTGATCACCCAGATTATTGGCGCATTCGCTTAATCGAACATTCGTTGCTCATTACCACGAGTTACTTTCTCATTCTTACCCTGATCAACCTATTCTATTTTGAAGGTTATCAATATGCCTTGCTCGACGGTTCAGGCTTAGTTATCTCATTGGGTATTTACTGTCGTTTTCGTCGCACGGGTCATGTAAAGATAACCGCATGGGCTGTCACTCTCATGGTAGCCAGTTTAATTATGCTATTTGTGATATCAGCCAAAGGGTATTCTCATTCACTGTTTTGGGCGACGCTTATTCCGCCTTTTTCATTTTTTCTTATCGGTCGAACATGGGGCACATTTATTTCATGCATCTGCTTTAGTGTGTGTGCTTTTATTGTTTACCTGCAAACGCAAGACCCTCAGCCAGTGGCCTTTAGCACCGGCTCATTATTTAACGTTATTGAAGTGTGTATTGCACAAATTTTACTGTTTAGATTTTACGAAAAAACCCGTTTTTCAGCTTATAAAAAACTGGCTCTGCGTAATTTAGAAATCCAAAAAATGGCTGAAACAGATAAACTCACCGGACTGTATAACCGTGAAAAACTCGATTTTGCGCTTGATACTCTACTGACCACACCAGCAGCCAATGCGCCCATGGCAACAGAAAGCGCTAACGCGACAAAACGAACAGACGAAGCACCGATTATTTACCAACCTTATGCGGATGACCATCCGCTGAAAAACCATCAAACAACTCAAGATTTACTCAGTAAACAAGCTGCCACTCAATACCCTATTTCGGTAGCAATTATCGACATCGATCATTTTAAACAAATTAATGATAATCACGGCCATTTATTCGGAGACAAAGTGCTATGCCAACTCGCGCAATTATTACAAAACCAAATGCGTAGCGACGATTTATTAGCACGCTGGGGCGGCGAAGAATTTGTGGTGGTTTTACCCAACACGACATTGGCAGATGCTGTTGAGTTAACCGAAAGGTTAAGGCTGTATATTGCCATGCAAAATATTCAAGCAATGGAACTGACAATTAGCTTAGGTGTCGCCCAGTATAGAGTAGAAGACACGGCTCACAGCTTGCTTGACCGCGCAGACAAAGCCTTATATTCAGCAAAATCTGGCGGGCGAAACTGTGTAGCAGCGGCTTAG
- the proB gene encoding glutamate 5-kinase produces the protein MSTSHWKRIVVKVGSALIAPHQQGCSSHYLLGIAQFIATCRAQGCQVVLVSSGSVAAGKHRFPDTAEPSISLKKAMAAAGQADMMATWDKLFDFPSAQLLLTHGDLRDRDRYISIKNTIFTLLDNGLLPIINENDAVTAAKLRVGDNDNLSAMVAAAADADALIICSDVKGLYTKNPNLHEDATLIKQVSEINAEIYAMAGGATSSVGTGGMLTKIEAAEKAISHGIETMIVDGFDADTFNQLLKGQNPGTLFTPYDVPMQEHLHWMMHTSQVQGELIVENDFSADLEEHDTQLTTDDVVAVRGNFSVGDTVLVRKGDGTKLAKAKSNYSSCLLHFIADQEDREFANNAQQKTGPLISDKNIAILEQL, from the coding sequence ATGTCAACTTCACATTGGAAACGGATTGTCGTTAAAGTGGGAAGCGCATTAATTGCGCCCCATCAACAAGGTTGTAGCAGCCATTATTTATTAGGTATTGCACAGTTTATCGCTACCTGTCGCGCTCAAGGATGCCAAGTTGTATTGGTATCTTCAGGGTCAGTCGCCGCGGGTAAACATAGATTCCCAGATACGGCAGAACCAAGTATTTCGCTTAAAAAAGCCATGGCAGCTGCAGGCCAGGCCGATATGATGGCCACCTGGGATAAATTGTTCGATTTCCCATCGGCGCAGCTATTACTTACCCATGGTGATTTACGCGATCGTGACCGTTATATCAGTATTAAAAATACTATTTTTACCCTGTTAGACAATGGCTTACTTCCCATTATCAACGAAAATGATGCTGTTACCGCAGCCAAGTTACGTGTTGGGGATAATGACAATTTATCAGCTATGGTTGCCGCAGCAGCGGATGCAGATGCGTTAATTATCTGCTCTGACGTAAAAGGGCTTTATACTAAAAACCCTAATTTACATGAAGATGCCACGCTAATTAAGCAAGTCAGTGAAATCAATGCTGAGATTTATGCTATGGCTGGCGGTGCTACGAGCAGCGTAGGTACTGGCGGCATGTTAACCAAGATTGAAGCCGCTGAGAAAGCAATTTCACACGGAATTGAAACCATGATTGTCGATGGTTTTGACGCGGACACATTCAATCAACTTTTAAAGGGCCAAAATCCAGGCACTTTATTCACCCCGTATGATGTACCGATGCAAGAACACTTGCATTGGATGATGCATACCTCACAAGTTCAGGGTGAGTTAATTGTCGAAAATGACTTTAGCGCTGACCTTGAAGAGCATGATACCCAACTAACCACTGACGATGTAGTGGCCGTAAGAGGCAACTTTTCCGTCGGCGATACTGTTTTAGTGCGCAAAGGCGATGGCACTAAATTGGCAAAAGCCAAATCAAACTACAGTAGTTGTTTATTACATTTTATTGCAGACCAAGAAGATCGTGAATTTGCCAACAATGCCCAGCAAAAAACGGGCCCACTGATCTCTGACAAAAACATCGCCATTTTGGAGCAACTATGA
- a CDS encoding NUDIX hydrolase — MRHLTTRYHSDTPADFIAANHQTMLTRLAARAIVMRNNQILMLYTQRYHDYSLPGGGVDAGEEIEQGLIRELQEETGAQQIRNINPFGLYEEYRPWQRDGYTSVNMLSYCFTCDIDSQLGETQFEAHEINNGMIPVWIDIDEAIRHNLDTIANSSKKGLSIERETFLLKLIKQELLR; from the coding sequence ATGCGCCACTTAACCACTCGTTATCATTCCGACACTCCAGCAGATTTTATTGCTGCGAATCACCAAACAATGCTAACGCGGCTTGCTGCTCGCGCAATTGTCATGCGTAATAATCAAATATTAATGCTTTACACCCAACGTTATCATGACTATTCATTGCCTGGTGGTGGCGTTGATGCTGGCGAGGAGATAGAGCAAGGGCTTATCCGTGAGTTACAAGAAGAAACTGGCGCCCAACAAATTCGCAATATTAATCCATTTGGCTTATATGAAGAATATCGTCCTTGGCAACGAGATGGTTATACGTCGGTTAATATGCTGTCTTATTGTTTCACTTGTGATATTGACAGCCAGCTGGGGGAAACCCAATTTGAAGCTCACGAAATTAATAACGGCATGATACCAGTATGGATTGATATCGATGAGGCTATTAGGCATAACCTTGACACTATCGCCAACAGCAGCAAAAAAGGCTTATCGATTGAACGAGAAACCTTTCTACTGAAATTGATTAAACAAGAGTTACTGCGCTAA
- the proC gene encoding pyrroline-5-carboxylate reductase, producing the protein MSQHESLDPNTCIAFIGGGNMARAIISGLLKQGHNSANILVCTPSQTTRHDLIDKFNVKVHQDNTAAVAFADVIIVAVKPFVVPVVCEQLSEVMQYDNRKLVISIAAGVKHATLRQKLHFSPKVICAMPNLPTAIGEGLTGLYAGPDTHANDIALAERLMRAVGETVWLKEESQMSTIVAAAGSSPAYLFLFLEAMEKAAIEQGLPQETATKAVLQSAMGAISMAMNSQHNLASLRHQVTSPKGTTEQAILAFQDGDLDELVASAMACAATRAKELSIG; encoded by the coding sequence ATCTCTCAACATGAATCATTAGACCCCAATACCTGTATCGCCTTTATTGGTGGTGGCAACATGGCAAGAGCCATAATCAGCGGCCTACTTAAACAAGGTCATAACAGTGCCAATATTCTAGTGTGCACCCCCAGCCAAACTACTCGACACGACTTAATCGATAAGTTCAATGTTAAAGTACATCAAGACAATACCGCCGCAGTTGCGTTTGCTGATGTCATCATTGTTGCCGTTAAGCCTTTTGTAGTACCTGTAGTGTGTGAGCAGTTGAGTGAAGTTATGCAGTACGATAACCGAAAACTCGTTATCTCGATTGCCGCGGGAGTCAAACATGCCACACTCCGCCAAAAACTACATTTCTCACCCAAAGTCATTTGCGCCATGCCAAACTTGCCTACCGCCATTGGTGAAGGGTTAACGGGTTTATATGCGGGACCAGACACTCACGCTAATGACATTGCGCTAGCAGAAAGACTCATGCGTGCTGTGGGTGAAACAGTATGGCTAAAAGAAGAAAGCCAAATGTCGACCATCGTGGCTGCAGCAGGCAGCTCGCCGGCGTATTTATTCTTATTTTTAGAAGCCATGGAGAAAGCTGCCATTGAACAAGGGCTGCCGCAAGAAACAGCCACTAAAGCTGTGTTGCAGAGTGCTATGGGAGCAATATCAATGGCGATGAATAGTCAGCATAACTTGGCGAGTCTACGTCACCAGGTGACCTCACCTAAAGGCACAACGGAACAGGCAATATTGGCATTTCAGGATGGTGATCTTGACGAGCTAGTTGCCAGCGCAATGGCGTGTGCAGCGACAAGAGCAAAAGAACTGTCTATAGGCTAA